In the Sandaracinus amylolyticus genome, GAACCCGGGCTCGTAGCTCGCCGCGTCGACCACCCGCGCGTCCTCGCGGACCTCGCGGGGCGGGAGGATCGCGACGCGCCGCGACGACGTCGTCCAGTCCGCGTAGGTCGTGCTCATGCCGTCTGCGCCGGGCGCGACGGCGTCGGTCTGGCGGACGTCGGTCGCGAACGTGGTGCCGAGCGTGCGCGGCTCCATGCGCACTTCTTCGCGCATGCCGCTCGACGCGCGCACGCCGAGCGCGGCCTGCAGCGCATCACACGGCGCGAGGCCGCCGCTCGACCACGTCCCGGGGGTGTGGAAGCAGCGACGCTCTTCGTCGTTCGCCGGCGGCGTGGTGCACTGCGCGATCGTCGGCACGGACGGGCAGCCCGCGGGCACCACGATCGAGAGCTGCATCAGCTGGATGCACGCGCTGTCGCCGCGCACGAGCTGCGGCGCGATGCACGCGTCGAATTGCGGGCTCGACGTGCTGCACTGCTCGGCGTCGGTGGGCTGGGGGCAGCCGGGTGGAGCCCACTGCGCGACGGCAGCGGTGGGCGAGAGCGCGGCGAGGGCGACGAGGGTCGCGCCGCTGCCGCGGAGGAAGGATCTCGTGACTGGATTCATGGGCTCGCTGGATGGCACGCGGCAACACGCCGCGCGGCGCCGCCAGCACTCGCCGTGCCCCGAATCGACTTCGAGAATTCCAGGCAGAATCGCCCTCTCGCCGCACCGCGCCCAGTGGGCTGCCCACGGGCGTGCGCCCATCCCCGGTCAGCGGCTGTTGCAGAGTCGATCCACCTCGACGATCAGGTGATCCAGCTCGATCGGCTTCTGCACCCACGCCGACGCGCCGAGCTCGCGCGCGTGGCTCTCCACGTCGCGTGCGCCCGAGAGCACGAGCACCGGGATGCTCGCGAGCTCGGGGTCGGCCTTCTGCTTCGCGCGGAACTCCCAGCCGTTCATGCCGGGCATCATCAGGTCGAGCAGCACCAGCCCGCAGTGCGATCCGTGCAAGCGCGCGAGCGCCTCCTCGCCGTCGCTCGCTTCGATCACCTCGAGGCCGTGGAGCTCGAGCGCGAGGCGCATCGCCTCGCGGATGTCGTCGTCGTCGTCGACGATGCAGACCTTGCACTGGCTCATTCGGAGGTTTCCTCGCGAGGGGGACCGGCGAGCGGGAGCTCGACCGTGAACGTCGCGCCCTGATCGGGCTCGCTCTCCAGCGAGATGCACCCGCCGTGCGCCTCCACGATCACGCGCGTGATGAACAAGCCCAGTCCGAGGCCGCCGTAGTGGCGCGACGACACACCGCGCTGGAACGGCGCGAAGAGCCGCTCCTTCACCTCGCGCGGGATGCCGATGCCGCGGTCCCGCACCTTGAGGACGGCGCGCTCGTCCTGGCGCTCGATCGTGACCTCGATCGGCTCGCCGCGACCGAACTTGATCGCGTTGGTCATCAGGTTCGTGACGACCTGCTCGATGCGCAGCGCGTCCCAGTGGCCGATCACCGGAGGCCCACCGACGTCGCTCGCCGCCGAGATCTGGAGCGAGCTGCCGGAGCGCGCGAGCTCGTCGCCGAGCAGTGTCGCGACCTCGCTCACCACGGTGTGGAGATCGACCTCGCCCAGTGTGAGCTGCAGGCGTCCTTCTCGGAACCGCGAGACGTCGAGCAGCAGCGTCACCAGCGAGGCCAGCCGGCGGATCTGCCGCTTGCTGACCGAGATCACGCGAAGCAGCGCGTCGGGCTCGACCATGCCCGAGAGCTGGAAGCGCAGCTCGAGGCTTTGCACCGCGAGCTGCAGGCTCGTGAGCGGCGTGCGCAGCTCGTGCGACGCGACCGAGAGGAACTCGTCGCGCATCCGGACCGCGGCCTCGGCGGCGGTGCGCGCGCGTTGCTCCTCGGCGAGCAGTCGATCGCGCTGCTCCTGCGCCTGCACCCGCTGCGTGACGTCGCGGAAGCTCCACACGCGCCCGACGATCTCGCCGTTGAGGCGCTGGGGCTGCGAGTAGCGCTCGAACACGCGCCCGTCCTTGAAGCGGATCGTCTCGAGCCCGCTCGCGTCGGGGCTGCGATAGAGCTCGCGCACCCGCGCCATGAACTCCTCGGGCGACGCGAGCTGGTCGCGCACGTGCTGGAGCGCCCGGCGATCGTCGCGCGCCGTGAGGAGCTCCTCGGGCACCCGCCACATCGAGATGAAGCGCCGGTTGAAGCGCACGATGCGGCCCTCGGTGTCGACCACCAGGATGCCGTCGGCGGTGGACTCGAGCGCGGCCTCGACGAGCGACATCGAGCGCTGCAGCGCCTCGTGCGCGCGCTGGCGCGAGGTCACGTCGGTCGAGATGGTGCAGATCGCGGTGATCGCGCCGTTCTCGTCGCGCAGCGGGCAGCGCTCGGTGATGTACTGGTGCACGCCGTCGGCGTGGGGGATCACGTCGTCGGACTCGAGCACGCGATCCTCGCGCACCACCCGGCGATCGAGCTCGCGCATCTGCTCCGCGACCGACTCCGCGAAGAGGTGCGCGTCGGTCTTGCCCACGACCTGCGCGGGCTCGAGCCCCACGAGCTCGGCGAAGCGACGGTTCGCGAGCGTGAAGCGACCATCGAGGTCCTTCACGGTGATCAGCGCGGTCGAGTTGTCGAAGATCGCGTGCAGCAGCGCCTCGCGCTCCTGCAGGCGCGTCTCGGCGGCGCGCCGCTCCGCGTTCTCCTGGCGCAACCCCGAGTAGAGCCGCGCGTTCTCGAGCGAGACCGCGGCCTGCGAGGCGAGCACGTCGAGCACCGCGAGCTGCGACGCCGAGAACGCGCCGGGGACGAGATCGTTCTCGAGGTAGAGGATCGCGGTCGCGCGATCGTCGCGGAGGATCGGCAGGCACAACACGCTGCGCCGCTGGCCCGCGGTGAAGTAGGGATCGAACGTGTAGCGGTGGGGGCCCGACGCATCGGCGATCATCACCGCCCGGCGCGTGCGCACCGCGGCGTCGCAGACCGAGAGCGGCAGGCTCGAGGCGCGGATCGGTCGATCGAGCTCGCCGAACGCGTTCGCGCCGTGCCCCCGCGCCGCCGCGAGGGCCAGGCCGTGCGCCGTGACGAGCGCGAGGCATCCGCGCTGCGCGCCCGCGCTCTCGACCGCGACCTCGAGCAGGCGCGCGTGGAGATCGGGCAGCAGCAGCGCGCCGGTGACCGCCTGCGACGCCTTGAGCACGCCCGAGACGTCGGGGCACTCGCGCATCCGCTCGTCGCGGCGCGCCAGCGCGGGCAGGGTGATCGCGAGCGCGTGCGCCTTCGCGCGCGCGCCCCAGAGCTCGTAGAGATCGTGCGCCTGCACGAGGTACGCGTCGGCGATCGTGTCGAGCCCGCGGCGACGGTGGAAGCGCGCGGCGACCTCGCACGAGATCGCCTCGACGTGGAGGATCCCCGCGGCGCGCGCGCCGCGCACCGCGTCCTCGTAGCCGCGCTCCGCGTCGAGCTCGCGGCCCTCGACCCGCGCGATCTC is a window encoding:
- a CDS encoding response regulator — protein: MSQCKVCIVDDDDDIREAMRLALELHGLEVIEASDGEEALARLHGSHCGLVLLDLMMPGMNGWEFRAKQKADPELASIPVLVLSGARDVESHARELGASAWVQKPIELDHLIVEVDRLCNSR